The region CCTGAACGGGGTCACGGTGTTTCACCGGGTCGAGCGCACGAGTCGGCGGGACCTTCGGGAGCCGACGCGGCCGTCGAGCCTTCCGGAGATCGCCCTCACCACTGCTTGGAGTGTGGAAAGACATTCCGTCTGATTTCCAGCCTGAAGAAGCACATCCGCATCCACACGGGAGAGAAGCCGTACCCTTGCAGCGTCTGCGGCCGCTGTTTCCGCGAATCGGGCGCCCTCAAGACTCACCTGCGGATCCACACCGGGGAGAAGCCGTACTCGTGCTCCGAGTGCGGCAACTGCTTCCGGCACTTGGACGGCCTGCGCAAACACCGGCGCACGCACACCGGGGAGAAGCCGTACGTGTGCGCCATCTGCGGCAAGCGCCTGAGCCGCCTGCAGCACCTCAAGCACCACCAGCTCATCCACACGGGGGAGAGGCCGTGCTGCTGCCCCTTCTGCAACCGCAGCTTCAAGGAGCCCGCCGCGCTGCGCAAGCACGTCCGGACGCACCGCGAGGAGGGCGGCCACGTGGCAATGGCCGCCACCGCCGACGCCATCGATGACGTGAACAACCTTcacccggccgcgccgtccccGCAAATGAGGTTTGAGGAGTGGGGggcggaagaggaggagaatgcGGTTGTCGACTGCGTGTAGAGACCTAATTACTCCGAAAACGTGGGTCTATATTGAATCTGGAAGCTCTGAAAATTCAGTTTGGCACCACGGATgttttgaaagacaaaaaaaaaataataatctttgCCCATATcaattgcaacagaaaaaaatgtatttacaggCTGAGTCAACCAACGTGGCGAAACCTTTTCCTTCAATGACACTTTTGATGTTGTGATTTGACTTTGAACAATAGTGAAGTGAGGAAAAGGGGAATTATTGGCAGCTGATTGTGGAGCTATAGTCGAGAACAAAAATCCATCCCTTCATTTTTCTATTgcacttatcctcattagggtcacggaTGAGCTCAAGCCTCCACCGTGAaaagaacgtgtgtgtgtgtgtgtgtgtgtgtgtgtgtgaacctgTTTTTG is a window of Hippocampus zosterae strain Florida chromosome 16, ASM2543408v3, whole genome shotgun sequence DNA encoding:
- the si:ch1073-224n8.1 gene encoding zinc finger protein 70 isoform X3, with amino-acid sequence MDNSLHGFEPRDDYKMCQLSIQPDGSVTNHALDSFAADASHMCADANRSEARPSQRPGEAGGFEIKVEQGQAPSSSQSNRKDAVGVGEQPSHTVGYVQVGDGGDSQRTFTQPLRHQRPVRECSSAPQQRMTDGQKPPARTSGPERGHGVSPGRAHESAGPSGADAAVEPSGDRPHHCLECGKTFRLISSLKKHIRIHTGEKPYPCSVCGRCFRESGALKTHLRIHTGEKPYSCSECGNCFRHLDGLRKHRRTHTGEKPYVCAICGKRLSRLQHLKHHQLIHTGERPCCCPFCNRSFKEPAALRKHVRTHREEGGHVAMAATADAIDDVNNLHPAAPSPQMRFEEWGAEEEENAVVDCV
- the si:ch1073-224n8.1 gene encoding zinc finger protein 70 isoform X2 is translated as MQDCLCSAQKLIDQLQISYSGPHNIVQSVFASSLSSMPADVDRDHPNSRNGGAGVDLGLSGSMDNSLHGFEPRDDYKMCQLSIQPDGSVTNHALDSFAADASHMCADANRSEARPSQRPGEAGGFEIKVEQGQAPSSSQSNRKDAVGVGEQPSHTVGYVQVGDGGDSQRTFTQPLRHQRPVRECSSAPQQRMTDGQKPPARTSGPERGHGVSPGRAHESAGPSGADAAVEPSGDRPHHCLECGKTFRLISSLKKHIRIHTGEKPYPCSVCGRCFRESGALKTHLRIHTGEKPYSCSECGNCFRHLDGLRKHRRTHTGEKPYVCAICGKRLSRLQHLKHHQLIHTGERPCCCPFCNRSFKEPAALRKHVRTHREEGGHVAMAATADAIDDVNNLHPAAPSPQMRFEEWGAEEEENAVVDCV